The genome window ATTCAGGCCTTCCAGGCTGATGGGCAGTTCCGGGCCGGAGATCTCACCGCCCACCAGGTTGACGTTGCCGTTGACCTGGGGCGCCAGCAAGCCGCCGGAGAGACGGCCGTTGCCGTTGAGCTTGCCGGTGAGTTTTTCCACCATCGGCACAAACGGCCGTGCCACCGCGAGATCGAGGCCGACCAGGCTGAAGTTGCCGGTGATGGGTTTGTTCTTGGGTAACGGGTTGATCTGCGCCTGCAACAACAGTTCGCCGAGCTTGCCGCCCTGGAAGTTGAGCTGCGTGTCGATACGCTTGGGGTTGAGGGTGGTTTCCAGTTTCAGGGTGTTGTAGGGAAAATCCAGCCACTGGTCCTTGTCCTTGACGCGCAAGGTGCCACCACTGGCGTCCACCATCACCACGCCCTTGGGGCCACTGGCCGGCAGGTCCAGTTGCAGGTCGGCATTGAGCTTGCCCTGCCAGGCGAAATCCTTGGGCAGGAACGCCGCCAGGCTGTCGATGGGGAATTGCTTGAGGTGGTAACGCAGCTTCGGCTCCGGCATCAGGCGCTGGTCTTCGCCGCACAGGCTGGCCGGCCCGGACACCCAGCAATGCGCGGCAAAGGTCAGCCTGCCATCCGCCATACGTTCGATCCTGGCCGGGGCTTGCAGTTTCCAGTCCTGGCCGCCGGCCTGGACATCGCCACTGGCCAGGCGCCCGCGCCAGTTGCCGTTGTCGAGGTTGCCGTCCAACGCCAGGGCCAGCTTGACCAGCGGGCCGGCGAGGTCGAGCTGGACCTTCTGGTTCTTGATATCGCCCTGGGCACTGGCGGTCAGGGTGCCGACCTGGGTCTCGCCGGATTGGATACCGCTGCCTTTCAGGTCAATCTTGGCGCGCTGGGCACCGTCGAGGCTGGCGTCGAGGGTGAGGCTTTGCAGGCGGTTATCGGCGAACGCCAGTTGCTGGCCCTTGAGGTCGAGTTTGCCTTGGGGTGCCGTGAGGCTGCCGGCCACATTGAGTCGGCCGTTGACCTGCCCACGCAACTGCGGCCACAACTGGGCCAGGCGCGCCAGCTTGATGTCGATCTGCCCGGCCAGGCGTTGTTGCAGGCTGCCGCTGCCGTTGATGCGGTTGTCGCCCAGGCGGATATCCAGGTTGGCCAGGGTCCATTGCTCGCCCGCGCCTTCGGCCTTGGCGACCAGCACGGCGGTTTGCCCGCGCAGGCGGCCCTTGAGGTCGAGGTCGGCATTCAGCTTGAGCTGCTCGTGCTTGAACTCGCCCTTGCTGCGCAGCGGCCCGGCCAGGGTGCCGGGCAATTCGGCGACCCAGTACGCCGGGTTCAGCGCCGACAGGTCGAGTGCCGTGTCCCAGGCGATGCCATCGGCAAATTGCAGGTTCAGGTGGCCCTCGGCCTTGCCCTGGCCGGCAGTGAGTTTCAGCTCAGGCAGGAAAACTTGCTTGAGGTCGCCACTGAACGGCGTGACCACGTTGAACTTGCCTGCAGGGCCGTCGAGATCGGCCTTGAGGTTGCCCAGGTAGTTGCCATCCTTGTAGGAGATCTCGCCATTGAATGTATGCAGCGCGACTTGGGGCTCATCGATGACGGGGTAAAGGCGATGCCAGGGGAAGTCCAGCCAATCGACCTTGGCGTCGGCGCTGAAGCCTTGCTGCCAGTCCAGGTTGGCGCTGAGCTTCAGGCTTTGCTTGTCGTCGCCATACAGGTCGAGTTTTTCAATCTGCGCCCCTTTGGCATCCACGCGCCCCAGCAACAACAGGCTTACCGGGCTCTTTTCGGCAGGCAGCGACGCCTTGCCCGAGAGCACATAACCGGTTTTCAGGTCGCCCTTGGCCAGGAGCACCAGCTCATTGAGTTGCAGGGTGTCCGGCAAACCGGCATCCGGTTTGAATGCATCGGACTTGATCAGCACTTGTCCCGGCAGATCTTCTGCCAGCGGTTGCAACTGCGCCAGCAGGCTGCCGTCCAGGTAGCCATGGCTATCGCCGTTGACGGTGAGGGTCTTGAGCAAGTCGCCTTCGACTTTGAGGCCAACCGTCCACTGCTCACCACCGGGCGCGTAAGGCAGGCTCAGGTTGCCGCTGGCGTTCAATGGCCAGTCGCCGGTGGGTTGCAGCAGACCAGCCAGGTCCAGCACCAGGCCATCACGTTGCAGATGCACCGAATCAATCTGCATGCCCGCAGCCGTCCAGTGCGCCGCCAGTTGCAGGCCCTTGAGTTCTTCGCTGCCATTGAATAGCAGGCTGCCGACGCGAACATCGCCCAACTGGATGGCCAGCGGCAGTTTCAGGTCGGGTAGCTCGATCGGGCCGCTGCTCTGCTCGGTACTGGGGGGGAATTGCAGGCTGACTTGCTCGACATCCAGTTGATTGATGCACAGGGTCATGCGCAACAGACACGCCGGCGACCAATCCAGCTTGGGCGCCTGGAGCTCGACACGGCTGCCGTCCTGCTGCCACAGCACCTGATCGGCGCTCCACTGGCCGCCCAAATGCCCCTGGAAATTCTCTAGGGTCAACCCCGGCACGCTGCCCAACGCCCAGCGGCTGCCCGCCTGGGTGCCCAGCACCGCCCACAGTGCCAGCAACAACACGGCAAGGCTGGCCACTACCGCCAGCCCCGCTATTTTCACACCACGCATCACAGCTCAGGCCCCATGGAAAAGTGCAATCGAACGCCGCCCGGGTCTTCCAGGGCATGGGCCAGGTCCAGGCGGATCGGGCCGACCGGCGACACCCAGCGGATACCGACGCCGACGCCGGTTTTCAGGCTGGGCAGGTCCAGATTATTGAAGGAGTTACCCTGGTCGACGAACGTCGCGATCCGCCATTTCTCGGCGATGGAATACTGATACTCGGCACTCAGGGCCACCATGTAGCGGCCACCGATACGGTCGCCGCGATCATTCTCCGGCGACAGCGTCTGGTACTCGTAGCCGCGCACGCTCTGGTCACCACCGGCAAAGAAACGTAGCGACGGCGGCACCGAGTTATAGCCGTTGGTGGCGCTGCCGCCCACCTGCGCACGGGCCAGGAAGCGATGGTTGTCCCACAGCGTCGTCAGGCCTTTGACCATGGCCGTGCCGTAAAGCAGGTTGGTGTCGGAGCCCAGGCCTTCCTTGGCGACTTTGGTGTCGAATTGCAGGCGGTAGCCGTTGTGCGGGTCGATACGGTTGTCACTGCGCAGGTAGGAGTAGCTGATCCCTGGCATCACCAGGTTACTCAGGCCGGAGTCATTGCCCAGGCGATATTCTTCACGCTGGTACTTGAGCGAAATCACCCGGGTCCAGCCGCTGGGCAGCTTGCTGTGCCACTCCGGGCCCACGGTGAGCAATTTACTCAGGGTGTCGGTGTTGGCGATTTCTTCGTTCTGATAGCCACCGGCGAAGCGCAGTTTGTCGGTGAGCGGTGGGTCCAGCGGAATGTCGTACCACAGGCCGACGTTCTGCCGTGGTGCCGATAGCTCGGCCTCCCAACCATAACTATGGCCCTGAGGGTTGACCCAATGGCGGGTCCAGTTGGCTTTGCCGCGCGGGCCGACGTCGGTGGAGAACCCCAGGCCCAGCCCCATGGTGCGGGGTTTGCGGGTCTCCAGGCGCACGGCCACCGGGATGATGTCATTGGTCGAGGCTGCCGGAGCAGCATCCACGCGCACACCTTCAAAAAACCCACTGGCTTGCAGGTTCTGGTTGAGTTCGGCGATCAGTTCGGAATCGTAGGGCGTGCCGCTTTTGAACGGCACCATGCGTTGCAGCAGTTCTTCGTCAAACGGCGTGTCGCCAGCAAAGCTGACCTTGCCCAAGGCATAACGCGGACCGCTGTCATAGATGAGTTCGATATCGGCGACACCGGCCTTGGGGTCTACCGCCAGTTTCTGGCGGGTGAAGCGCCCACTGAAAAAACCGTAGCGCGAGGCCTGGTTCTGGATCAAGCGCTTGGCGTCTTCGTAATGGCCGTGGTTGAGCACGGCGCCGGCCTTGAGGTCTTTGCTGACGGGCACGCGAAAGGTCTTGAGGTCTGCGGCAGGGCCGTCGACCCGAATGGTCACGTTGCGCAAATGCACCGGTTCGCCGGGGTCGATGGTGAGGATCAGGCGCGGGTTCTTGCCGCCTTTCACCTCACTGTCAATCTGTGGCTGATAGAAGCCAAGGGCCTGAGCCGCTTTGCGCGCCTGCTCCTCGGCGCCACGGCTGAACCGCAGCAGGGCTTCTTCATCACGATCGCCCACCCCGCCGATATAGCCTTCGATGTTGGCTTTCAACGCGTCGTTTGAGGGTTTGATCCGCACGTCCAGTTCGCTTTGCGCCAATGCGCCGCAGCTTGTGAACAGCAGAATCAAGCCGCTGGTAAATCTTCCTGGAAACTTCATAGGCGCGGATGCTACACGAGCAAGGGAGATTCTTTGAACCTGGATTTATCTGAATAATTCTGGATCAAGCCGTTGCAGCATGTAACGGCTGGGGATTGGGATGAAAAAACACGTGCTCCAGGATCGGGCCTACCGCCACTTCACCGATTTCCTCATAGCCTTGACGCTTATAGAACTCCAGGTAACGTGAATTCCCCGTGTCCAGCACCACACCGGACGAATGCGGGTCTTCGGCACACCAATTGTGCACGGCTTCCAGTAACTGCTCGCCGTAATGCTTGCCCTGGAACTGCGGGTGGATGCCGAGCAACGGCAGTAGATGCACCGACTCACTGGGCAGGCACGCCAGCACCGCGTGGTGGTAGTCGAGGTAACGCCGTGTACCGCGCACACCAGTACTCAGCCACATGCGCAGTTGC of Pseudomonas azotoformans contains these proteins:
- a CDS encoding translocation/assembly module TamB domain-containing protein, which translates into the protein MRGVKIAGLAVVASLAVLLLALWAVLGTQAGSRWALGSVPGLTLENFQGHLGGQWSADQVLWQQDGSRVELQAPKLDWSPACLLRMTLCINQLDVEQVSLQFPPSTEQSSGPIELPDLKLPLAIQLGDVRVGSLLFNGSEELKGLQLAAHWTAAGMQIDSVHLQRDGLVLDLAGLLQPTGDWPLNASGNLSLPYAPGGEQWTVGLKVEGDLLKTLTVNGDSHGYLDGSLLAQLQPLAEDLPGQVLIKSDAFKPDAGLPDTLQLNELVLLAKGDLKTGYVLSGKASLPAEKSPVSLLLLGRVDAKGAQIEKLDLYGDDKQSLKLSANLDWQQGFSADAKVDWLDFPWHRLYPVIDEPQVALHTFNGEISYKDGNYLGNLKADLDGPAGKFNVVTPFSGDLKQVFLPELKLTAGQGKAEGHLNLQFADGIAWDTALDLSALNPAYWVAELPGTLAGPLRSKGEFKHEQLKLNADLDLKGRLRGQTAVLVAKAEGAGEQWTLANLDIRLGDNRINGSGSLQQRLAGQIDIKLARLAQLWPQLRGQVNGRLNVAGSLTAPQGKLDLKGQQLAFADNRLQSLTLDASLDGAQRAKIDLKGSGIQSGETQVGTLTASAQGDIKNQKVQLDLAGPLVKLALALDGNLDNGNWRGRLASGDVQAGGQDWKLQAPARIERMADGRLTFAAHCWVSGPASLCGEDQRLMPEPKLRYHLKQFPIDSLAAFLPKDFAWQGKLNADLQLDLPASGPKGVVMVDASGGTLRVKDKDQWLDFPYNTLKLETTLNPKRIDTQLNFQGGKLGELLLQAQINPLPKNKPITGNFSLVGLDLAVARPFVPMVEKLTGKLNGNGRLSGGLLAPQVNGNVNLVGGEISGPELPISLEGLNVQALIAGESVQLNGAWRSGKAGQGSLKGQVDWGKALVVDLSLQGSQLPVTVEPYAVLEVAPDLKISLKNDKLAIAGNVHIPRGDITVRELPPSTVKVSDDTVIIGSQTEEGKPPMAMAMDINVVVGEDKLNFSGFGLTAKVQGQVHIGDNLDTRGELWLNDGRYRAYGQKLDVRRARLLFAGPLDQPFLDIEAIRKTGDVVAGIRLSGSAEQPTTQIFSEPAMSQEQALSYLVLGRPLSTTGEDNNMLAQAALGLGLMGSAGVTSDLAKNLGIQDFELDTQGSGNTTAVVASGKITEKLSLRYGVGVFEPASTIALRYLLSKKVYLEVASGVASSLDIFYKRDF
- a CDS encoding GNAT family N-acetyltransferase, translated to MPDTTTAIAEIRLLNSGYSREARSLLYQAYRHEPTFAYIFEAERPGYEQRVRATVRELVKQHFFQKLPAIGLFVNDRLIGIALIAPPQRRLGITESWAWQLRMWLSTGVRGTRRYLDYHHAVLACLPSESVHLLPLLGIHPQFQGKHYGEQLLEAVHNWCAEDPHSSGVVLDTGNSRYLEFYKRQGYEEIGEVAVGPILEHVFFHPNPQPLHAATA
- a CDS encoding autotransporter assembly complex protein TamA; protein product: MKFPGRFTSGLILLFTSCGALAQSELDVRIKPSNDALKANIEGYIGGVGDRDEEALLRFSRGAEEQARKAAQALGFYQPQIDSEVKGGKNPRLILTIDPGEPVHLRNVTIRVDGPAADLKTFRVPVSKDLKAGAVLNHGHYEDAKRLIQNQASRYGFFSGRFTRQKLAVDPKAGVADIELIYDSGPRYALGKVSFAGDTPFDEELLQRMVPFKSGTPYDSELIAELNQNLQASGFFEGVRVDAAPAASTNDIIPVAVRLETRKPRTMGLGLGFSTDVGPRGKANWTRHWVNPQGHSYGWEAELSAPRQNVGLWYDIPLDPPLTDKLRFAGGYQNEEIANTDTLSKLLTVGPEWHSKLPSGWTRVISLKYQREEYRLGNDSGLSNLVMPGISYSYLRSDNRIDPHNGYRLQFDTKVAKEGLGSDTNLLYGTAMVKGLTTLWDNHRFLARAQVGGSATNGYNSVPPSLRFFAGGDQSVRGYEYQTLSPENDRGDRIGGRYMVALSAEYQYSIAEKWRIATFVDQGNSFNNLDLPSLKTGVGVGIRWVSPVGPIRLDLAHALEDPGGVRLHFSMGPEL